The following proteins are encoded in a genomic region of Microcoleus sp. FACHB-68:
- a CDS encoding glycosyltransferase family 1 protein has product MSLYEGKITDDLSNVVSRAESAQKLGDEASSQASDNGVHSPEDSLPQVPDLVCLCHLRWDFVYQRPQHLLSRCAKARRVFLIEEPMFGAEPAGRLDVSRRENGVWVVVPHLPEGMDEEAASTLQQALIDELFAKHSINQYILWYYTPMAMAFTRHLKPLAVVYDCMDELSAFKGAPPALKEREAELFKRADLVFTGGHSLYEVKRNQHPNAHPFPSSIEAEHFAQARNLSEDPADQADIPHPRLGFYGVIDERMNLELLAGIAEARPDWHLVIIGPVVKIDPAVLPRHPNIHYLGGKSYQELPSYLAGWDVALLPFALNESTRFISPTKTPEYLAAGKPVVSTSIRDVVRPYGEQNLVAIADTSAEFVSAAEAAMNQNADESAQWLSEVDTFLSQTSWDRTWGQMLQLIESVISDRMGSAQELGALKENRNTAASVHHG; this is encoded by the coding sequence ATGTCCCTGTACGAAGGTAAAATAACTGACGATCTCAGCAATGTTGTATCCAGAGCGGAATCTGCTCAAAAACTGGGCGATGAAGCGAGTTCCCAAGCTTCAGACAACGGCGTTCACAGCCCCGAAGACTCCCTTCCACAGGTGCCCGATCTCGTCTGCCTATGTCATTTGCGCTGGGATTTTGTCTACCAGCGGCCTCAACATCTGTTGAGCCGGTGTGCAAAAGCGCGGCGTGTGTTCTTGATCGAGGAACCAATGTTTGGTGCTGAACCGGCAGGACGGTTGGATGTTAGCCGGCGCGAGAATGGGGTGTGGGTAGTTGTTCCGCATTTGCCGGAAGGGATGGATGAAGAGGCGGCAAGCACGCTTCAACAGGCACTCATTGACGAGCTATTTGCAAAACACAGCATTAATCAGTACATTTTATGGTATTACACCCCAATGGCGATGGCGTTCACGCGGCATCTCAAGCCCTTGGCAGTTGTCTACGATTGCATGGATGAGCTTTCCGCCTTCAAAGGAGCACCACCGGCACTGAAAGAGCGCGAAGCCGAACTGTTCAAACGTGCAGACTTAGTATTTACCGGCGGGCATAGCCTTTACGAAGTCAAGCGCAACCAGCACCCCAACGCCCACCCATTTCCCAGCAGCATCGAAGCAGAGCATTTTGCACAAGCGCGGAACCTGTCAGAAGATCCGGCAGATCAGGCAGATATCCCCCACCCGCGCCTCGGTTTCTATGGGGTGATAGATGAACGGATGAATCTCGAACTGCTTGCTGGTATTGCCGAAGCGCGTCCTGACTGGCATCTGGTGATTATTGGGCCGGTTGTCAAAATCGATCCCGCCGTCTTGCCGCGCCACCCAAACATTCACTATCTGGGCGGTAAATCTTATCAAGAATTGCCATCGTATCTGGCCGGCTGGGATGTCGCGTTGCTGCCATTTGCGCTGAACGAGTCAACACGCTTTATTAGCCCGACCAAAACCCCAGAATATCTTGCTGCCGGTAAGCCGGTGGTGTCAACCTCCATCCGCGATGTGGTGCGTCCCTATGGGGAGCAAAACTTGGTAGCGATCGCAGATACCTCTGCCGAGTTCGTTAGCGCAGCAGAGGCGGCAATGAATCAGAATGCCGATGAATCAGCGCAATGGCTGAGTGAAGTTGATACCTTCCTCTCTCAAACGTCTTGGGATCGCACTTGGGGGCAGATGTTGCAACTGATCGAGTCTGTCATTAGCGATCGCATGGGATCGGCACAGGAGTTAGGGGCTTTGAAGGAAAATCGCAACACTGCTGCCTCAGTTCATCACGGATAG
- a CDS encoding proprotein convertase P-domain-containing protein, giving the protein MSTTDLGNLSGTHNYTGFIDSADLSDWYNFSLNKPGSFSVSLANLSANADVRLLDSNGTVLYSSFLAGTSPEAINADQLAAGDYLLQVLSAGENTNYQLNLTVDPLTGLSVESGFFTVGESGQVGIDFLFDGGSYEGEIAIFSLKGMAAYNAGSPNFIKEAARRALSDSVEGHIVIDDANQGAKLSASLPWEGDFNRDEYQGMKTVAMTPGDEFGIMLVPNGKVQEVFDNPNANGEKRPLFSLATANPLEAFQVGQIADVTGDGRTFVMEDLRIDSGSDKDYNDIVFRVTGASGKAINLNEVINPKRDWRITEFGEQLRVYINMPPQELQFITQPIYTAGDIITLTEAKVYDDNANLSKVEFLLQKDGGEWMKHGEVVELRTDNEGWTNFTYKLTNLDVGNYQLKGLAYDGNGAASNEVIQSFCINKLVEPAPVEPTPIEPMPVEPTPVEPTPIEPMPMEPTPVEPTPIEPMPVEPTPVEPTPIEPMPVEPTPVEPTPVEPMPVEPTPVEATPIEPMPVEPTPVEATPIEPMPVEPTPVEPTPVEPPLNLPPQSLYFDTLPLYTNAETVSFSGAKVYDPDGNNDLKKVDFWLQKLDGERLELSDVTEFITDNNGRSRFNFRYDLNGLAPGNYQLFATAYDYAGNASNTASQSFFVITDLDGSGLSNPVRLAIAEAANLESYNPRALAQTREWVVWVTPGQSPQNLATIIGAQDLGSTGYIPNTYIWQFSDSIAPAEVSEQLKSLNGVEFAYPLVPIQLHPQLVPNDPLFANQWQWENTGQTGGTAGADANITDAWDSVRGSGVTIGIVDGDLDYTHPDLRRNYRADLSRDFNEGNIQTRAYDYDPAPPLSVKFRGDVETPAIDDNSTTFFELETGLNGTVTDVNVTLDITHPSVGDLDVFLVSPSGTRVELFTDLAGGSGLTNTILDEAAATSITAGSAPFSGSYRPEGMLANFNGEDARGVWKLEIADDTAGNIGRINNWSVQFTTSNRHGTAVGGNVAAEGNNGLGVTGAAPEASLAGLRLIANRVTDLQIADALSYRNQDIDIYNNSWKTDSFKDLPISLYAMELAVRQGRNGLGNNYVFAGGNDRSEAQNVNYNPFAKSRSTIAVAALDHNGKFAPYSEPGAPILVSAYSKGDNQYRFISNARQAIPDNRTVSSNLNASGVVGSITDVAVTLNIQHPRTSDLDVFLMSPSGKRIELFTDVGGNGTDFLNTVLTDDASASIAFASAPFNSSFRAEGRLSDFDGENPNGSWRLEITDDTGQQVGQLRSWSLSIGTNGIVTTDLVGTEGKDAGDYTRDFGGTSAAAPVVSGVIALMLEANPNLTWRDVQHILVETARPTDPNDWHDLKDEPNWQTNGAGYAVNHNYGFGAIDAAAAVELAAGWVPVDPEVSVGSDLLLVGEEIPQSVNVFFAEDANWIEQTVNIEEDIKVEWVEVMLDITHEHRGDLMIELISPDGTVSTLAEPSVDENNNYKWVFATPHHWGASSAGEWKLRVADLYSNPSNDLGTWNEWKLNFYGTTDEPVVALRSTDPIASEFGDSGEFTITRTGSTASPLTVNYEMAGRAENGSDYENLIGSVTIPAGADSVKIPLTVFADNVPVEGNETVVLKLLSSIGYQVATSGSSTIIINEPTWVQQLGTVGVDAAFNVAVDREENVYLSGETSGDFGGANAGGSDVLLAKYDKNGVQQWVQQFGTDSSERAESMTVDSSGNIYLTGWTWGSLGGTNSTGGDINGWVAKYDSNGNQLWSQQLGIATFYDVAVDNAGNVYVVGESWNLNSSSPQTDALMLKYDSGGNLLWGRIYDAEDKFDVARSIAVDNSGNIYMSGNTQTGLDRDPLKPTNAGEVNAWAVKYDSNGNELWAQQIDSAGDDRATNIAVDPSGNIYLTGYTNGDLGGTNAGGWDAWIAKYDSIGSKLWIQQFGSVNDDNSWSLAADSFNSIYITGISMGDVGGSNGGSGDAWVAKYSDSGINIWTQKLASKNYDIAWGVAVDEAYNIYISGYTNGNLGGTSVGSVDAWVAKYQTI; this is encoded by the coding sequence ATGTCTACGACTGATCTGGGTAATCTGAGCGGCACACACAACTATACGGGTTTCATTGACAGCGCTGATCTATCTGACTGGTATAACTTCAGCCTCAACAAGCCAGGAAGTTTCAGCGTATCCCTTGCCAATTTGAGCGCCAATGCGGATGTCCGGTTATTAGATAGTAATGGAACCGTGCTTTATAGTTCCTTCCTCGCCGGCACCAGTCCCGAAGCGATCAACGCAGATCAATTAGCGGCGGGAGACTATTTGCTACAAGTCTTGTCTGCCGGCGAAAACACCAATTATCAACTTAATTTAACAGTAGATCCTCTAACGGGCTTATCTGTTGAATCAGGGTTCTTTACCGTTGGAGAAAGCGGGCAAGTCGGCATTGATTTTCTGTTTGATGGCGGCAGCTACGAAGGAGAAATTGCCATTTTCAGCTTAAAAGGAATGGCAGCTTATAATGCCGGTTCTCCTAACTTTATTAAAGAAGCAGCACGACGAGCGCTGAGCGACTCTGTCGAGGGTCATATTGTCATTGATGACGCTAACCAAGGGGCAAAACTCAGTGCCAGTTTGCCTTGGGAAGGTGATTTTAACCGGGATGAGTATCAAGGCATGAAAACCGTTGCCATGACACCGGGTGACGAGTTTGGCATCATGCTTGTCCCCAATGGTAAGGTGCAAGAAGTATTTGATAATCCAAACGCTAACGGAGAAAAGCGTCCTTTATTTTCCTTAGCCACTGCCAACCCACTTGAAGCTTTCCAAGTTGGACAAATTGCCGATGTCACCGGCGATGGCAGAACGTTTGTTATGGAAGATTTGCGAATTGACAGCGGCTCCGATAAAGATTATAACGACATCGTATTTCGAGTTACGGGTGCGAGCGGAAAAGCTATAAACCTGAATGAAGTGATTAATCCAAAGAGGGATTGGCGCATTACAGAATTTGGAGAACAATTGCGCGTCTATATCAATATGCCGCCCCAAGAATTGCAATTTATAACACAGCCAATTTACACAGCCGGAGATATCATTACCCTGACTGAGGCTAAAGTTTATGACGACAATGCAAATTTAAGTAAGGTGGAGTTCTTACTCCAAAAAGACGGCGGAGAGTGGATGAAGCATGGTGAAGTTGTGGAACTCAGAACTGATAATGAGGGATGGACAAATTTTACCTATAAATTAACAAACTTAGATGTTGGCAATTATCAATTGAAAGGACTAGCTTATGATGGCAACGGGGCAGCCAGCAACGAGGTGATTCAAAGCTTTTGTATTAATAAGTTAGTAGAGCCGGCTCCAGTTGAGCCAACGCCGATTGAGCCAATGCCGGTGGAACCGACTCCAGTTGAGCCAACGCCGATTGAGCCAATGCCGATGGAACCGACTCCAGTTGAGCCAACGCCGATTGAGCCAATGCCGGTGGAACCGACTCCAGTTGAACCAACGCCAATTGAGCCAATGCCGGTGGAACCGACTCCAGTTGAGCCAACGCCTGTTGAGCCAATGCCGGTGGAACCGACTCCAGTTGAAGCAACGCCAATTGAGCCAATGCCGGTGGAACCGACTCCAGTTGAAGCAACGCCAATTGAGCCAATGCCGGTGGAACCGACTCCAGTTGAGCCAACGCCTGTTGAACCGCCGCTCAATTTACCGCCTCAATCGTTGTATTTCGACACTCTGCCACTCTACACCAATGCTGAAACAGTCAGTTTTAGTGGGGCGAAAGTTTACGATCCTGACGGAAATAACGATCTTAAAAAAGTTGATTTCTGGCTGCAAAAACTTGATGGTGAACGGTTGGAACTCAGTGATGTCACAGAATTTATCACTGACAACAATGGCAGGTCTAGATTTAATTTTAGGTATGACTTGAATGGGTTAGCACCAGGCAATTATCAGTTATTTGCAACCGCTTACGATTACGCCGGCAACGCTAGTAACACAGCCTCCCAAAGCTTTTTCGTCATTACCGATCTGGATGGCAGCGGACTATCCAATCCTGTCAGGTTGGCGATTGCAGAAGCAGCGAATCTGGAAAGCTATAATCCCCGTGCGCTAGCACAAACGCGCGAATGGGTGGTGTGGGTAACACCCGGACAATCTCCCCAAAATTTAGCCACAATTATTGGCGCTCAAGATTTAGGTTCTACCGGCTATATTCCAAATACTTACATTTGGCAGTTTTCTGATAGTATTGCGCCGGCAGAAGTTTCTGAACAATTAAAATCACTCAATGGCGTTGAATTTGCTTATCCGCTAGTTCCCATCCAGCTTCACCCGCAACTTGTGCCGAATGATCCGCTTTTTGCCAACCAGTGGCAGTGGGAGAATACGGGCCAAACCGGCGGGACTGCCGGCGCTGATGCCAACATTACCGACGCTTGGGATTCAGTCCGGGGAAGTGGAGTCACGATTGGCATTGTAGATGGTGATTTAGACTACACGCACCCAGATTTGCGGAGAAATTACCGCGCTGATTTGAGTCGTGATTTTAATGAAGGAAATATCCAAACAAGAGCCTATGATTATGACCCAGCACCGCCACTGAGCGTGAAGTTCAGAGGCGATGTCGAAACGCCTGCTATTGACGATAACAGCACCACTTTTTTTGAATTAGAGACGGGGTTAAATGGCACTGTTACTGATGTAAATGTGACGCTGGACATCACGCACCCCTCGGTCGGGGATCTGGATGTATTTTTAGTCAGTCCGTCGGGAACGCGCGTTGAGTTATTTACCGATTTAGCCGGCGGCAGCGGCTTGACAAATACGATATTAGATGAAGCAGCAGCCACGTCAATTACGGCTGGATCTGCCCCCTTTTCTGGAAGCTATAGGCCAGAGGGAATGCTGGCAAATTTTAACGGTGAAGACGCTCGCGGGGTTTGGAAACTAGAAATTGCTGACGATACGGCAGGAAATATCGGTCGAATTAACAATTGGTCGGTGCAATTTACCACCTCAAACCGGCACGGCACAGCAGTTGGGGGCAATGTGGCAGCAGAGGGGAATAACGGCCTTGGCGTAACGGGTGCGGCACCTGAGGCATCGCTAGCAGGATTGCGCCTAATTGCCAATCGCGTGACAGACTTACAAATTGCCGATGCTTTGTCTTATCGCAACCAAGATATAGATATTTATAACAATAGCTGGAAAACCGATTCTTTCAAAGATTTACCCATAAGTTTATACGCGATGGAATTAGCAGTCCGTCAGGGTAGAAATGGGTTAGGAAATAACTATGTTTTTGCAGGCGGCAATGACAGGTCAGAGGCTCAAAATGTCAATTACAATCCTTTCGCTAAGTCTCGCTCTACTATTGCTGTTGCAGCTCTCGATCACAATGGCAAATTTGCTCCATACAGCGAACCAGGAGCGCCGATTTTAGTCTCGGCTTATTCCAAGGGAGATAATCAGTATCGCTTTATCTCTAACGCCCGTCAAGCAATTCCAGATAACCGCACAGTTTCCTCAAATTTGAATGCCAGTGGGGTGGTAGGCTCGATCACTGATGTGGCTGTTACTTTGAATATTCAGCATCCGCGTACCAGCGATTTGGATGTGTTTTTAATGAGTCCATCAGGTAAAAGAATAGAACTGTTTACTGATGTGGGCGGTAACGGAACTGATTTTTTAAATACAGTTTTGACAGATGATGCCAGTGCTTCGATTGCCTTTGCCAGTGCGCCATTTAACAGCAGCTTTCGCGCTGAGGGACGTTTATCGGATTTTGATGGCGAGAATCCTAACGGCAGTTGGCGGTTAGAAATTACTGACGATACTGGTCAACAAGTCGGTCAACTGAGAAGCTGGTCACTTTCGATTGGAACCAATGGCATTGTCACGACTGATTTAGTGGGAACTGAGGGCAAAGATGCGGGGGATTACACCCGTGATTTTGGTGGGACTTCTGCGGCAGCGCCGGTAGTTTCTGGGGTCATTGCTTTGATGCTGGAAGCAAATCCAAATTTAACTTGGCGCGATGTACAACATATTTTAGTGGAAACTGCCCGACCCACTGATCCGAATGATTGGCACGACTTGAAAGATGAACCAAACTGGCAGACAAATGGGGCAGGATATGCGGTTAATCACAACTACGGGTTTGGTGCAATTGATGCGGCGGCAGCAGTAGAGTTGGCGGCTGGGTGGGTGCCGGTTGATCCGGAAGTTTCGGTGGGTTCTGATTTGCTGTTGGTTGGTGAAGAGATTCCCCAGTCCGTGAATGTTTTCTTCGCTGAAGATGCCAACTGGATAGAACAGACTGTCAATATTGAGGAAGATATTAAGGTTGAGTGGGTGGAGGTGATGTTAGACATCACTCACGAACACCGGGGAGATTTGATGATAGAGTTAATTTCTCCCGACGGGACGGTATCGACGCTGGCAGAACCGAGTGTTGATGAAAATAATAACTACAAATGGGTGTTTGCAACGCCGCACCACTGGGGTGCATCCTCAGCCGGTGAGTGGAAGTTGCGCGTGGCGGATCTGTATTCAAATCCTAGTAATGATCTGGGAACTTGGAATGAGTGGAAGTTAAATTTTTACGGAACAACTGATGAGCCGGTTGTGGCTCTCAGGTCAACTGATCCAATTGCTTCAGAGTTTGGCGATTCCGGCGAATTTACAATTACCCGTACAGGCAGTACTGCCAGCCCGCTGACGGTGAATTATGAGATGGCGGGTAGGGCTGAAAATGGCAGTGATTATGAGAATTTAATCGGTAGCGTTACCATTCCTGCCGGGGCTGATAGTGTTAAAATTCCCCTGACTGTATTCGCCGATAATGTTCCCGTAGAAGGAAATGAAACAGTAGTCTTGAAGCTCTTATCAAGCATCGGTTACCAAGTCGCAACTTCAGGTAGCAGTACGATCATAATTAATGAACCGACCTGGGTTCAACAGTTGGGAACTGTAGGTGTTGATGCGGCCTTTAATGTAGCAGTTGATAGGGAGGAAAATGTCTATCTTTCAGGAGAAACCTCTGGTGATTTTGGAGGAGCTAATGCTGGCGGTAGTGATGTTTTGCTTGCTAAATACGATAAAAATGGGGTTCAACAGTGGGTTCAGCAGTTTGGAACTGATAGTTCCGAACGAGCCGAAAGCATGACTGTTGATAGTTCGGGAAATATTTATTTGACGGGATGGACTTGGGGATCGTTAGGAGGGACGAATTCTACAGGTGGGGATATTAACGGTTGGGTAGCAAAGTATGATAGCAATGGCAACCAGTTGTGGTCGCAACAGTTAGGAATAGCGACATTTTATGACGTCGCTGTTGATAATGCTGGAAATGTTTATGTTGTGGGAGAATCCTGGAATCTCAATTCTTCTTCTCCCCAAACCGATGCCTTGATGCTCAAGTATGACAGCGGTGGCAATCTTCTCTGGGGGAGGATATATGATGCGGAAGATAAATTTGATGTAGCTCGCAGCATAGCCGTCGATAACTCTGGAAATATCTATATGTCGGGTAACACTCAGACAGGGTTGGACCGCGATCCATTGAAGCCAACTAATGCTGGCGAGGTTAATGCTTGGGCTGTTAAATATGATAGTAATGGCAATGAGTTGTGGGCGCAACAGATTGATAGTGCCGGAGATGACAGAGCAACGAATATTGCCGTCGATCCATCTGGCAATATTTACCTAACAGGATATACAAATGGCGATTTAGGCGGAACGAATGCTGGCGGTTGGGATGCTTGGATTGCCAAGTATGACAGCATCGGCAGCAAACTTTGGATTCAGCAGTTTGGCTCAGTTAATGATGATAACTCTTGGAGTCTCGCAGCTGATAGCTTCAATTCTATTTATATAACAGGAATCAGTATGGGGGATGTGGGGGGAAGCAATGGGGGTAGCGGTGATGCTTGGGTCGCTAAGTACAGCGACAGCGGCATCAATATTTGGACTCAAAAGCTAGCATCTAAAAACTATGATATTGCTTGGGGCGTAGCAGTAGATGAAGCTTACAACATTTATATTTCTGGATACACAAACGGAAATTTAGGGGGAACTTCTGTCGGCTCAGTAGATGCGTGGGTAGCGAAGTACCAGACTATTTAA